A portion of the Chelonia mydas isolate rCheMyd1 chromosome 23, rCheMyd1.pri.v2, whole genome shotgun sequence genome contains these proteins:
- the LOC119564882 gene encoding LOW QUALITY PROTEIN: COMM domain-containing protein 6-like (The sequence of the model RefSeq protein was modified relative to this genomic sequence to represent the inferred CDS: inserted 1 base in 1 codon) has translation MATVGQIIDIQWKLGMAVSSDSCRSLKYPYVTMTLKVAEXVGQIMSRSFELTIPQFQDFFRHFKEMAAVLETV, from the exons ATGGCCACAGTGGGACAGATTATAGATATTCAGTGGAAACTGGGAATGGCAGTGAGCTCTGACAGCTGCAGGTCTCTTAAGTATCCTTACGTTACAATGACACTAAAAGTGGCAG CCGTGGGCCAGATAATGAGCAGATCTTTTGAATTGACAATCCCACAGTTCCAGGACTTCTTCAGACATTTCAAGGAAATGGCAGCTGTTCTTGAAACAGTTTGA